One region of Chloroflexota bacterium genomic DNA includes:
- a CDS encoding DinB family protein, producing the protein MEFSTLYQELQNSTETIRALLSGVAQEAAHLKPSVESWSILEVVCHLYDEEREDFREHLDFILHRQNEEWHRIDSDRWVTERKYNEQNFAEMQENFFVEREKSFAWLNGLLNPDWEKTYTTQYRTISAGEMFACWVAHDNLHIRQLVELRRMRLENITKPYNLEYAGDW; encoded by the coding sequence ATGGAATTTAGCACTCTTTATCAGGAACTTCAAAATAGCACAGAGACGATCCGTGCTTTATTGTCAGGAGTCGCACAAGAGGCGGCACACCTCAAACCGAGTGTGGAGTCGTGGTCGATTCTCGAAGTGGTGTGTCACTTATACGATGAAGAGCGCGAAGATTTTCGAGAACATCTCGATTTCATTCTTCACCGCCAAAATGAAGAATGGCATAGGATTGACTCCGATCGTTGGGTAACAGAACGAAAATATAACGAGCAGAACTTCGCCGAGATGCAGGAAAATTTCTTTGTCGAACGTGAAAAATCATTTGCATGGCTCAATGGATTACTGAATCCAGATTGGGAGAAAACCTATACAACTCAGTACCGCACAATCAGCGCGGGAGAGATGTTCGCCTGTTGGGTCGCGCATGACAATCTCCACATCCGCCAATTGGTGGAACTCAGGCGCATGAGGCTAGAAAATATCACAAAGCCTTACAATCTCGAATACGCAGGTGATTGGTAA